Proteins found in one Elusimicrobiota bacterium genomic segment:
- a CDS encoding hydroxymethylglutaryl-CoA lyase, whose amino-acid sequence MATLSIQITEVGPRDGLQNEKNTIPTQAKIAFIDALSQTGVQEIEAGAFVSPKAIPQLADSEEIFQKIKRKKGVIYSALVPNEKGMERALAAKVDKIAVFTAASETFNQKNINATIKESIERFKPVLAQAKAAKIPVRGYISTAFHCPYDGPISPDKVWPVAQELLTLGVDELSIGDTIGKANPDELRRLLNILLKNMPKEKIALHFHDTYGMAVANALTAWQEFGIVRFDASAGGLGGCPYAPGAAGNVATEDLLYALSSMGATVPIDLNALVAALAALAPHLGRPITSRAAGRLKT is encoded by the coding sequence TTGGCAACGCTAAGTATTCAGATCACCGAGGTCGGCCCCAGAGACGGCCTTCAAAACGAAAAAAATACCATACCGACTCAGGCTAAAATCGCCTTTATCGACGCTCTGTCACAAACCGGGGTTCAGGAAATCGAGGCGGGCGCCTTCGTCTCTCCTAAAGCCATCCCGCAATTGGCCGACTCCGAAGAGATTTTTCAAAAAATCAAAAGAAAAAAAGGCGTCATCTATAGCGCCTTGGTTCCCAATGAAAAAGGCATGGAGCGCGCCCTCGCCGCTAAGGTGGACAAAATCGCGGTGTTCACCGCCGCCTCGGAAACGTTCAACCAAAAAAATATCAACGCCACGATTAAAGAATCCATCGAACGCTTTAAGCCGGTTTTAGCCCAAGCTAAAGCCGCAAAAATTCCGGTTCGCGGTTATATTTCCACGGCTTTCCATTGTCCCTATGATGGCCCTATTTCGCCGGATAAGGTTTGGCCGGTGGCTCAAGAGCTTTTGACTCTAGGTGTTGATGAACTTTCCATCGGCGACACCATCGGCAAAGCCAACCCCGATGAGCTCAGGCGCCTGCTGAACATTCTGCTGAAAAACATGCCCAAAGAAAAAATCGCCCTTCACTTTCACGACACTTACGGCATGGCCGTCGCCAATGCGCTGACCGCTTGGCAGGAGTTCGGCATTGTTCGTTTTGACGCTTCGGCCGGAGGATTAGGCGGCTGCCCCTATGCTCCTGGAGCGGCGGGTAATGTGGCGACCGAGGATTTGCTTTACGCTTTATCATCAATGGGGGCCACGGTGCCCATTGATTTAAACGCTTTAGTCGCTGCGCTGGCGGCGCTGGCGCCGCACCTTGGCCGGCCGATTACTTCGCGGGCCGCCGGCCGCCTGAAAACCTGA
- a CDS encoding enoyl-CoA hydratase/isomerase family protein, producing MAAAYSQLLIERQGPVARVTLNRPDVRNAMDETTFDEIIRLFKELGEDEGVRIAVIAGAGRDFCAGGDINWMKRAAGYNRAKNKKDAARLANMCRAIDEAPFAVIGRVHGNCFGGGLGIVAACDVVIAESNSRFSFSEGRLGLIPSVVSTFVAPKVNLGQMRRLYITAEIFSAAQAKEAGLVHTVAPLENLESAVETAIADILKTAPQTARLVKDYLRRFADLKRAQRFNYCIDTLARVRATPQAKEGFAAFLDKRKPNWQR from the coding sequence ATGGCGGCGGCCTACTCCCAACTTCTGATTGAACGCCAAGGCCCTGTAGCGCGCGTCACCCTCAACCGTCCGGACGTCCGCAATGCCATGGATGAAACGACCTTTGATGAAATCATCCGTCTCTTTAAAGAACTGGGCGAAGATGAGGGCGTCAGGATCGCGGTGATCGCCGGGGCCGGACGGGATTTTTGCGCGGGCGGCGATATCAACTGGATGAAGCGGGCCGCCGGGTATAACCGGGCCAAAAATAAAAAAGACGCCGCTCGCCTGGCCAATATGTGCCGCGCCATCGATGAAGCGCCGTTCGCCGTGATCGGCCGCGTGCACGGCAATTGCTTCGGCGGCGGATTAGGGATTGTGGCGGCCTGCGATGTGGTGATCGCCGAATCAAACAGCCGTTTTTCTTTTTCCGAAGGCCGCCTCGGGTTGATCCCATCGGTCGTGTCCACCTTCGTCGCCCCCAAGGTCAATTTGGGACAAATGCGGCGGCTTTATATCACGGCTGAAATATTTTCCGCGGCCCAAGCCAAAGAAGCGGGACTGGTCCATACCGTCGCCCCTCTTGAAAATCTGGAATCCGCGGTTGAAACCGCGATCGCCGACATTCTAAAAACAGCGCCGCAAACCGCCCGGTTGGTCAAAGATTATTTGCGCCGTTTCGCGGATTTAAAACGCGCCCAGCGTTTTAATTATTGCATCGACACCCTGGCTCGCGTGCGAGCCACGCCCCAAGCTAAAGAAGGGTTCGCCGCTTTTTTGGACAAGAGAAAACCGAATTGGCAACGCTAA
- a CDS encoding methylcrotonoyl-CoA carboxylase → MNDKSQVIELNLNHEQEEVKLNAQYHRFLLADLQEKLEAARRGGPAQAVDLHKKRGKLTARERIAKLIDPGTEFLEFSALAAVGQYDDQVPCAGLITGIGQVSGRECLIAANDATVKGGTYYPETIKKHLRAQEIALENRLPCIYLVDSGGVYLPRQAEVFPDKEHFGRVFYNQSVLSSLGIPQIAVVMGMCTAGGAYVPAVADECVIVRGTGTIYLGGPPLVKAAIGEDVDAEELGGGEMHSTISGVTDHLAANDDEALKIARSIAENLGGETAPAPPDVEEPRYPATDIYYVINRDLRRPSDAKKILACLVDGSRFQEFKANYGTTLVCGFARWMGVPVGIVANQGVLFSESSLKGAHFIELCGQRRLPIVFLQNITGFMVGREAEQGGIVKHGAKMVQAVSTVNVPKITVIMGASNGAGNYAMCGRAYDPRFLFTWPNARISVMGAEQAAGVMATIKEAQLAREGKTLSAQEAQAIKKPVLEQYEKEGHPYYATSRLWDDGIIDPADTRKIVGRCLKIAARSMPEGPARYPVFRM, encoded by the coding sequence ATGAACGATAAAAGCCAAGTCATCGAACTCAACCTCAACCACGAACAGGAAGAAGTGAAATTAAACGCCCAATACCATCGCTTTCTATTGGCTGATTTACAGGAGAAGCTTGAAGCCGCCCGGCGGGGCGGCCCCGCCCAAGCCGTGGACCTGCATAAAAAGCGCGGCAAACTTACGGCTCGTGAGCGCATCGCGAAATTAATCGATCCGGGAACCGAGTTTCTGGAATTCTCGGCCCTGGCGGCGGTGGGCCAATATGACGATCAAGTGCCTTGCGCCGGTTTGATCACCGGCATCGGGCAGGTGTCCGGACGCGAATGCTTGATCGCGGCTAATGACGCCACGGTCAAAGGCGGCACCTATTATCCTGAAACCATCAAAAAACATTTGCGGGCCCAGGAAATCGCGCTGGAGAACCGCCTCCCCTGCATCTATTTGGTGGATTCCGGAGGCGTTTACCTGCCCCGCCAAGCCGAGGTTTTTCCGGACAAGGAGCATTTCGGCCGCGTTTTTTACAATCAATCGGTTTTGTCGTCCTTGGGCATCCCCCAAATCGCGGTGGTCATGGGCATGTGCACGGCCGGCGGAGCCTACGTGCCGGCCGTGGCTGATGAATGCGTGATTGTTCGCGGAACAGGAACGATTTACCTGGGCGGACCGCCCTTGGTGAAAGCCGCGATCGGCGAAGATGTGGATGCCGAGGAATTAGGCGGCGGCGAAATGCACTCTACGATTTCCGGCGTCACCGATCATTTGGCGGCTAATGACGACGAGGCGTTAAAAATCGCGCGCAGTATCGCCGAAAATCTGGGCGGCGAAACGGCGCCGGCTCCCCCAGACGTTGAGGAGCCGCGTTACCCGGCCACGGATATTTATTATGTGATCAACCGCGATTTGCGCCGGCCCTCCGACGCCAAAAAAATACTGGCCTGCCTGGTGGACGGGTCCCGCTTCCAGGAATTTAAAGCCAATTACGGCACGACCTTAGTCTGCGGATTCGCCCGCTGGATGGGCGTGCCCGTGGGCATTGTCGCGAATCAGGGAGTTCTGTTTTCCGAGTCCTCATTGAAAGGCGCGCATTTCATCGAGCTTTGCGGCCAAAGAAGGCTGCCGATCGTGTTCCTGCAAAACATCACCGGGTTCATGGTGGGCCGGGAAGCGGAGCAAGGCGGCATCGTCAAACACGGAGCCAAAATGGTGCAGGCGGTTTCGACCGTCAACGTCCCTAAAATCACGGTGATCATGGGCGCCTCCAACGGAGCCGGCAATTACGCCATGTGCGGGCGCGCCTATGACCCGCGTTTTCTGTTTACCTGGCCCAATGCGCGGATTTCCGTGATGGGCGCCGAGCAAGCGGCGGGCGTTATGGCTACTATAAAGGAAGCGCAATTAGCCAGGGAAGGCAAAACCCTGTCCGCCCAGGAAGCTCAAGCCATTAAAAAACCGGTTTTAGAGCAGTATGAGAAAGAGGGGCATCCCTATTACGCCACGTCCCGGCTCTGGGATGACGGCATTATCGACCCGGCGGACACCAGAAAAATCGTGGGCCGCTGCCTGAAAATCGCCGCCCGCTCCATGCCCGAGGGCCCGGCCCGCTACCCTGTTTTTAGAATGTAA
- a CDS encoding PspC domain-containing protein has product MTEKKLHRCANNRWLAGVCGGIAEFFGLDATLVRIAWVFLTLYAGSGIILYLVCWLIMPWPPEQKGKLVH; this is encoded by the coding sequence ATGACCGAAAAAAAACTGCATCGCTGCGCGAATAATCGCTGGCTGGCCGGGGTCTGCGGCGGCATCGCGGAATTTTTCGGGTTGGATGCGACGCTCGTGCGCATCGCGTGGGTTTTCCTGACGCTGTATGCCGGCAGCGGCATCATCTTATATCTGGTTTGCTGGCTGATTATGCCCTGGCCTCCGGAACAAAAGGGCAAACTGGTCCATTAG